Proteins from a genomic interval of Shewanella seohaensis:
- the ppk1 gene encoding polyphosphate kinase 1: MSPNTDKLSIDKEISWLSFNERVLQEACDPNVPIVERVRFLGIFSNNMDEFFRVRVAAVRRSILLSALQEGRSNSRHLMAKIQTKVMALQERFDSIYVELMRELVRRNILLINEKQLSEFHSNWLKKHFRDHFKRHIAPLIVNNNRDLVKHINDDATYLCVCLFTKSRRQYALVEVPTKNVPRFIELPAEKSKAKKYLILLDNIIRHCVDDLFGPFFEYEAIEVYSMKLTRDAEFDITDELEQTQLEKMTKGLKKRLTAEPVRLVYDKEMPEHMLEMLKENLNISSTECLIPGGRYHSFKDFIGFPNPSRDYLENEKLPALNSSGFGRSANSFDAIKMGDIMVNYPYHKFSHFTEMVRQAAYDPAVRFIRINLYRVAKKSHVMQSLIDAVKNGKQVTAVIELRARFDEQSNIEWTRVLAEAGVKVHHGITSLKVHSKLCLIGREEQGEMKLYCHVGSGNFNEGTARVYTDLSLFTANQEIAREVEQVFDLIEHPYRRDNFQHLIVSPYDARQKLTHLIDNEIVNAQSHIKAAITLKLNNLLDESLVQKLYEASAAGVKIKLLIRGMCSLIPQIPGISDNIEIYSIVDRFLEHSRVMLFHAGGENKLFISSADWMSRNIDNRVEVSVPIYDPRLKQMVMDILSLQFNDNTKARIINKEQSNPYRNRGNKRKVRSQIAIYQYLINYEKRLQQEFSAQREAAKLEAEHAAELAHNPELQAKAS; encoded by the coding sequence GTGTCCCCGAATACCGATAAACTGTCGATCGATAAAGAAATCTCTTGGTTGTCATTCAACGAGCGGGTGCTGCAGGAGGCCTGTGATCCCAATGTGCCTATCGTGGAGCGGGTGCGCTTTTTAGGCATATTCTCCAATAATATGGATGAGTTCTTCCGGGTGCGGGTGGCCGCGGTCAGACGCTCAATTCTGCTCTCTGCGCTGCAGGAAGGTCGCAGCAATAGCCGTCACCTAATGGCCAAAATTCAGACCAAAGTCATGGCATTGCAGGAACGTTTCGACAGCATTTACGTCGAGCTGATGCGTGAGTTAGTCCGCCGCAATATTTTGTTAATCAACGAAAAACAATTAAGCGAGTTCCACAGTAACTGGCTTAAAAAACATTTTCGCGATCACTTTAAACGCCATATCGCGCCGCTTATCGTCAACAACAATCGCGACCTAGTGAAGCATATCAACGACGACGCCACCTATCTGTGCGTGTGTTTATTCACTAAATCCCGTAGACAATATGCCCTCGTGGAAGTGCCCACTAAAAATGTGCCGCGTTTCATTGAGTTACCCGCCGAAAAATCGAAGGCGAAAAAATACTTGATCCTGCTGGATAACATTATTCGCCACTGTGTGGACGACCTCTTTGGTCCCTTCTTCGAGTACGAAGCCATTGAAGTCTATTCGATGAAACTGACCCGCGACGCCGAGTTCGATATTACCGACGAACTTGAACAAACCCAGCTCGAGAAAATGACTAAGGGTTTGAAAAAACGCCTGACCGCCGAACCCGTGCGTTTGGTGTACGACAAAGAAATGCCCGAGCACATGCTCGAAATGCTAAAAGAAAATTTAAACATCAGCTCGACTGAGTGTTTGATCCCCGGCGGGCGTTACCATAGCTTTAAGGACTTTATCGGCTTCCCTAACCCTAGCCGTGATTACCTCGAAAACGAAAAATTGCCCGCGCTCAATAGCTCGGGCTTTGGCCGCAGCGCCAACAGTTTCGATGCGATCAAGATGGGCGATATTATGGTCAACTACCCGTACCATAAGTTCTCCCACTTTACCGAAATGGTGCGTCAGGCCGCCTACGATCCTGCGGTGCGTTTTATTCGCATCAACCTTTACCGTGTTGCGAAAAAATCCCATGTGATGCAATCGCTTATCGACGCGGTGAAAAATGGTAAACAAGTCACCGCCGTGATTGAGCTGCGAGCGCGCTTTGACGAGCAATCTAATATTGAGTGGACACGGGTGCTCGCCGAGGCGGGTGTGAAGGTCCACCATGGGATCACCAGCTTAAAAGTGCACTCTAAGTTGTGTTTGATTGGCCGCGAAGAGCAAGGCGAGATGAAACTCTATTGCCACGTGGGTTCAGGCAACTTTAATGAAGGCACGGCGCGGGTCTATACCGACTTATCGCTATTTACCGCCAATCAGGAAATCGCCCGCGAAGTAGAGCAAGTGTTCGACCTAATTGAACATCCTTACCGCCGCGATAACTTCCAGCATTTGATTGTGTCGCCCTATGATGCGAGACAAAAACTGACCCATTTGATTGATAACGAAATCGTCAACGCCCAGAGCCATATAAAGGCGGCGATTACCTTAAAATTGAACAACCTGCTCGATGAATCCTTAGTCCAAAAACTTTACGAGGCCTCGGCTGCGGGGGTCAAAATCAAACTGTTGATCCGCGGTATGTGCTCGCTTATTCCACAAATTCCGGGGATCAGCGACAACATCGAGATCTACAGTATTGTCGACCGATTTTTAGAACATTCGCGGGTGATGCTGTTCCACGCAGGTGGTGAGAATAAATTATTTATCAGCTCCGCCGATTGGATGAGCCGCAACATAGATAACCGCGTCGAAGTGAGTGTGCCTATTTATGATCCGCGTCTAAAACAAATGGTGATGGATATTTTATCGTTACAGTTCAATGACAACACTAAGGCGCGCATCATCAATAAGGAGCAGAGCAATCCTTATCGTAACCGCGGTAATAAACGTAAAGTGCGTTCTCAAATTGCCATTTATCAATATCTGATTAATTATGAGAAGCGGTTGCAGCAAGAATTTAGCGCCCAGCGCGAAGCCGCAAAGCTTGAAGCGGAGCACGCGGCGGAACTTGCCCACAATCCCGAATTACAGGCCAAAGCCAGCTAA
- the ppx gene encoding exopolyphosphatase: MVATHSQPRHFVAIDMGSNSFHLVIAREQDGSLQILHKEKQQVQLATGLNAQNILSMDAIERGLNCLRDFNQRFSNLDQAQVRLVATHTLRVAKNREQFIEAALSIMPYPVEVISGHEEARLIYNGIAQSQVLGKRNIVIDIGGGSTEVVLGQKNTPTHLSSLRCGCVSFNERFFIDGQITPASFRGAQSAADKQFASLSKEYFSGDWDLVLGSSGTVKAICEAIQEDHGDEIVTLARLKQLKLKLIKCGHISQVHFANVDDKRTPLVPAGLAILISFFRRLPIEQLEFSPGALREGVLYELAKIGQYQDIRHRTVESIAQLYHVDMPHAAKVRDTAMALFEQVADEWGLRPHARLLSYAATLHEIGLHINSKALHKHGAYIISNSDLPGFSEALQQDLARLIANHRKKPNELLLAELEPNHKLTLIRLACLLRLAVLVHLGRIAKALVLEKIQVVPDGLMLVLPSHKRKISLFMKDLQREQKQMAALGMQLRLVSSLGLNQDKNLEVKDDTLNAVAS; encoded by the coding sequence TTGGTTGCCACACATTCACAACCGCGACACTTTGTCGCTATCGACATGGGCTCGAACAGTTTTCATCTGGTTATCGCCCGTGAGCAAGACGGCAGCTTGCAAATATTGCACAAAGAAAAACAACAAGTTCAGTTAGCGACGGGTCTCAATGCGCAGAACATCCTCAGCATGGATGCTATCGAGCGCGGCCTCAATTGCCTGCGGGACTTTAATCAGCGTTTTTCCAACCTCGATCAAGCTCAGGTACGTTTAGTCGCCACCCACACCCTAAGGGTAGCCAAAAACCGTGAGCAGTTTATTGAAGCGGCGCTCAGCATCATGCCCTACCCGGTGGAGGTGATTTCTGGCCACGAGGAAGCGCGCCTTATCTATAACGGCATTGCCCAAAGCCAAGTGCTTGGTAAACGCAATATAGTGATCGACATTGGTGGCGGCTCGACCGAAGTGGTACTCGGGCAAAAAAATACCCCCACCCATTTATCTAGCCTGCGCTGTGGCTGCGTGAGTTTTAACGAGCGCTTTTTTATCGATGGGCAAATCACGCCAGCCTCATTTCGCGGAGCCCAAAGCGCCGCCGATAAACAATTTGCCTCACTGTCGAAGGAATATTTCAGTGGCGATTGGGACTTAGTGCTTGGTAGCTCAGGCACAGTCAAAGCCATTTGCGAAGCGATTCAGGAAGATCATGGCGATGAAATCGTCACCCTCGCACGCCTCAAACAATTAAAGCTGAAACTGATTAAGTGCGGACACATCAGCCAAGTGCACTTTGCTAATGTCGATGATAAACGCACACCGCTCGTGCCCGCTGGCCTTGCCATTTTAATCAGCTTTTTTAGGCGCTTACCCATTGAGCAATTGGAGTTTAGCCCGGGCGCCCTGCGCGAAGGCGTACTCTACGAATTAGCAAAAATCGGCCAATATCAAGATATTCGCCACCGAACAGTTGAAAGCATCGCCCAGCTTTACCATGTGGATATGCCCCATGCGGCCAAAGTGCGGGACACCGCCATGGCGCTGTTTGAGCAGGTCGCCGATGAATGGGGATTAAGACCCCATGCACGTTTGCTCTCCTACGCCGCTACCTTGCATGAGATAGGGCTGCACATTAACTCAAAGGCATTGCATAAACACGGCGCTTATATCATTAGCAACAGCGACTTACCCGGCTTTAGCGAGGCGCTGCAACAGGATTTAGCCAGACTGATTGCTAACCACCGTAAGAAACCCAATGAATTACTACTTGCTGAATTAGAGCCAAACCACAAACTCACCCTCATTCGTCTCGCCTGTCTGCTGCGTTTGGCGGTGTTAGTGCATTTAGGCCGAATTGCCAAAGCCCTAGTGCTTGAGAAAATCCAAGTGGTTCCAGATGGGCTCATGCTAGTGTTGCCCAGCCATAAACGTAAAATCAGTTTATTTATGAAAGATTTGCAGCGTGAACAAAAACAGATGGCGGCTTTAGGGATGCAGCTGCGTTTAGTCTCTAGCCTTGGGCTGAATCAGGATAAAAATCTCGAGGTAAAAGACGACACTCTGAACGCCGTCGCCAGCTAA